In Hevea brasiliensis isolate MT/VB/25A 57/8 chromosome 13, ASM3005281v1, whole genome shotgun sequence, a single genomic region encodes these proteins:
- the LOC110671513 gene encoding uncharacterized protein LOC110671513, with protein MKPSLLVSLLLLSFLLHEAKGIRLEKGFMQVGHQKIHEDKSSLIERSSGAFGEVILCKEGHCTGMNRKLTTVTTSTTSPTTTSSKNEENRGENKANSMSSKDRSSNGEVVGEREKFTINSSPTSARQEVTHDDHYVDIMDYSPARRKPPIHN; from the exons ATGAAGCCTTCTTTATTAGTCTCTCTTCTGCTTCTGTCCTTTCTCCTCCACGAGGCTAAAG GGATTCGCTTGGAAAAAGGATTTATGCAAGTTGGGCATCAAAAAATCCAT GAGGACAAGAGTTCCCTGATAGAAAGAAGTAGTGGTGCTTTTGGAGAGGTTATTCTCTGCAAAGAAGGGCATTGTACAG GAATGAATAGAAAACTTACTACTGTGACCACCTCTACTACTTCTcccaccaccacctcctccaaG AATGAGGAAAATAGAGGAGAAAATAAAGCTAATTCAATGTCTTCAAAGGACAGATCAAGTAATGGAGAAGTAGTTGGGGAACGAGAGAAATTTACCATTAATTCATCGCCAACTTCTGCGCGCCAGGAGGTGACCCACGATGATCACTATGTGGACATTATGGACTATTCTCCAGCAAGAAGAAAGCCTCCAATACATAACTAA